A genomic window from Pocillopora verrucosa isolate sample1 chromosome 7, ASM3666991v2, whole genome shotgun sequence includes:
- the LOC136282389 gene encoding uncharacterized protein codes for MELTKEGSSAEISDNSATVTTKNTSWFGKFGEREGIKEQRQSQPIHAWQSNTDVTRRLLFISIAVGTIAFLTAMAALVLALVMMKSHTFNASSSFPTDNGALQRASELEKNVQEMKRNLSALREYSVININGSTRIKGPPGFNGTMGDIGPAGSPGYNGTQGLPGPGASSCVYNIASSPGMVAGSPARQEVQVTEANNTTFIGVNCDTNDAKFVKLSSTISGGKRTYKCFCEGTLSLGVIRLYCYMHYWKCQS; via the exons ATGGAGCTGACAAAAGAGGGAAGTAGTGCAGAAATAAGTGATAACTCAGCTACCGTGACTACAAAAAACACCAGTTGGTTTGGAAAGTTCGGAGAAAGAGAGGGGATCAAAGAACAAAGACAATCCCAGCCTATACATGCCTGGCAATCAAATACAGATGTAACTCGGCGACTTCTGTTCATATCAATTGCAGTTGGCACTATAGCATTCCTCACGGCTATGGCAGCTTTGGTTTTAGCTTTGGTCATGATGAAGTCTCACACATTCAACGCGTCCTCGTCTTTTCCGACCGATAATGGCGCTCTTCAGA GGGCGTCAGAGCTTGAAAAGAATGTGCAAGAGATGAAAAGGAACCTCTCAGCTCTGCGAGAATATTCG gTGATAAACATTAATGGAAGCACGAGAATCAAAGGACCACCTGGATTCAATGGTACTATGGGTGACATTGGACCTGCCGGATCTCCAGGATATAATGGTACCCAGGGCCTACCTGGACCTGGGGCCAGTTCCTGTGTTTACAATATTGCATCCAGCCCTGGTATGGTAGCAGGTTCGCCCGCCAGACAAGAAGTGCAGGTGACGGAGGCAAAC AATACTACGTTTATTGGTGTAAACTGTGATACAAATGAcgcaaaatttgttaaattatcAAGCACCATCTCAGGTGGCAAGAGAACCTACAAGTGCTTTTGCGAAGGTACCCTATCTCTTGGAGTAATAAGGCTGTATTGCTACATGCACTACTGGAAGTGTCAGTCCTAA